From a region of the Nothobranchius furzeri strain GRZ-AD chromosome 12, NfurGRZ-RIMD1, whole genome shotgun sequence genome:
- the iqck gene encoding IQ domain-containing protein K isoform X4 translates to MANCAEKSLWEQVCEEFEAEQPSSPHGKLREIDPTAVEIHENPVTGYLERNVFPVLLQGLEALLGEGQKYGWFEREKPACVPYVFLIKWLYNHNSQQQGRDPVNFHDIPFVKDFLSTHPEHHIPRFLLLSEEQAAVLIQAFWRGYKENFCRHTTRLFRGCWGPSEQGGGTRADGR, encoded by the exons ATGGCAAATTGTGCTGAAAAATCGCTTTGGGAACAGGTTTGTGAAG AGTTTGAAGCCGAGCAGCCGTCCTCTCCCCATGGGAAGTTGAGAGAAATAGACCCCACAGCAGTAGAAATTCATGAAA ATCCTGTTACAGGTTACTTGGAGAGGAACGTGTTTCCAGTGTTACTGCAGGGTCTGGAGGCTTTGCTCGGAGAAGGCCAGAAATACGGCTGGTTTGAG AGGGAAAAACCAGCATGTGTCCCATATGTCTTCCTAATTAAGTGGCTCTACAA TCACAACTCCCAACAACAGGGACGCGATCCAGTGAACTTTCATGACATTCCCTTCGTCAAGGACTTCCTCAGCACCCA CCCTGAACATCACATCCCTCGGTTTCTGCTGCTGAGTGAGGAGCAGGCTGCTGTGCTCATCCAGGCATTCTGGAGGGGATATAAG GAAAACTTTTGTCGCCACACAACCAGACTCTTCAGAGGATGTTGGGGTCCATCGGAGCAGGGGGGAGGCACGAGGGCTGACGGAAGATGA
- the sun1b gene encoding SUN domain-containing protein 1 isoform X5, translated as MSRRSLRLQNSSRHYGSESLADYSQNHSSSYASTRRETRTPRSRKQLPSSSSLSLSLSQIATPRQTLSFSAVSTPIDNSRAEESSRTAEVSNLNTAYDQSHLRHRTITTTTTTTTTVDGQWGQSSGHSSSSINGDASSSGSHTLLANGYICKDCSLHSQKTNSSITRTSSSSLLSSAQAEGELSTNALSSPSSPYTSIYTRDRSRRNRTGVLMSVSNSCWRYSKQALAPIISVVSLFFSSVVRVGSWVKSSSEKGMSLGVLASFWDSVRQTTSLSLSKLWLLKQTASQRTMSSKAAAYEEQAHSSFCGSMNVKDLVNEDASHLNLNGSLCDDCKGKQYSETHTTLLSQSSRSQCLVGALWSVLTFAGCCLLLPAYGVVRAGKALGSGVGAAAQRLVSFVWMLLASPVNGCKGLMWFLARGWYLLVSLMSLLNVFFLTQCLPKLWRLLLLLLPFLLLLLLWLWGPSAAALLAYLPTVNLTEWRPVSPLLFLSNFGAVPASAPASEPPKEQTPATPVSHAAPILPPVVVSGVDLERLDRVEHQLALLRDRVQQGDEKQDQRHRDILGLYTTLREQLHTHTERERLEAWMSSLLEQRLGVLREKLEQENTHAAQSAELQKQQQESQAARLADLELLLKALATRTEEMQQKQQQYELHKDESVKEVITPAAETAPVSVGVKQEDHDALLAEVQKLELELSRIKGDLQGVLGCKGRCEQLDTLQETISGQVSSQIRKELQALFFGAGESGEQQGQVPESLVLWLSQRYVSTPDLQAALASLELSILSNISQQMELSRSQTLSEAKSQSQNIVQTITGTVHHASASEGLSEEHVKLIVQNALKLYSQDRTGLVDYALESGGGSILSTRCSETYETKTALMSLFGLPLWYFSQSPRVVIQPDVYPGNCWAFKGSQGYLVIRLSLRILPTSFVVEHIPKALSPTGNITSAPRNFTVFGLDDEYQDEGTLLGNYIYEEDGESLQIFPVKEKNDKAFQIIEVRVLSNWGHPEYTCLYRFRVHGEPRSE; from the exons GACGCCTcggagcaggaaacagctgcCCAGCTCCAGCTCCCTGTCTCTGTCCCTGAGCCAGATCGCCACACCGAGACAAACCTTGTCCTTCTCAGCTGTCAGCACCCCGATTGACAACAGCAGAGCTGAGGAGAGCAGCAGGACGGCCGAGGTCTCAAATCTCAACACGGCATATGACCAGTCCCACCTGAGACAccgtaccatcaccaccaccaccactacaacCACCACTGTGGACGGGCAGTGGG GACAGAGCTCCGGTCACAGTTCATCCAGCATCAACGGCGACGCCAGCTCATCAGGGTCCCACACGCTACTCGCTAATGGCTACATCTGCAAAGACTGCTCGTTACACTCTCAGAAGACGAACTCCTCCATCACACGGACGTCATCGTCGTCACTGTTGTCGTCAGCTCAAGCAGAAGGAGAACTCTCCACCAATGCCCTGTCCTCCCCCTCTTCACCTTACACCAGCATCTACACCAGAGACAGGAGTCGGAGGAACAGGACAG GAGTCTTGATGTCTGTGTCTAACTCGTGTTGGCGGTACAGCAAACAAGCCCTGGCACCCATCATCTCCGTAGTCTCCCTTTTCTTCAGTAGTGTGGTCCGTGTGGGTTCATGGGTCAAAAGTTCATCAGAAAAAG GCATGTCTCTAGGTGTCCTAGCATCGTTTTGGGACTCGGTGAGACAAACGACTTCCCTGAGTTTGTCCAAACTTTGGCTGCTTAAGCAGACTGCTTCCCAAAGGACCATGAGCTCCAAGGCGGCTGCCTATGAAGAACAAG CTCACTCGAGTTTCTGTGGAAGCATGAACGTGAAGGATCTGGTGAATGAAGACGCATCTCATCTTAATCTCAACGGTTCCCTGT GTGATGACTGCAAAGGGAAGCAGTACTCTGAGACACACACCACCCTCCTCTCTCAGTCCTCCCGCTCCCAGTGCCTGGTGGGGGCGCTGTGGAGCGTATTAACTTTTGCAG GCTGTTGCCTCCTGCTGCCAGCGTACGGTGTGGTGAGAGCAGGTAAAGCTTTGGGTTCAGGAGTCGGAGCAGCAGCACAGAGGCTCGTCTCTTTTGTCTGGATGCTCCTGGCGTCTCCAG TGAATGGATGCAAGGGACTGATGTGGTTTCTTGCTAGAGGATGGTACCTGCTGGTGTCGCTCATGTCTCTCCTCAACGTCTTCTTTCTGACCCA ATGCCTTCCCAAACTCTGGAGGCTCCTGTTGCTCCTTCTGCCTTTTTTACTCCTCCTAC ttttgtggttgtggggtccCTCCGCTGCTGCCCTGCTAGCCTACCTCCCAACCGTTAACCTCACTGAGTGGCGTCCTGTATCTCCCCTCCTCTTCCTGTCTAACTTTGGGGCTGTTCCAGCATCTGCTCCTGCATCAGAGCCTCCAAAGGAACAGACTCCGGCCACCCCAGTTTCACATGCAGCA ccaatccTTCCCCCAGTTGTGGTTTCTGGTGTGGACTTGGAGCGCCTGGATCGTGTCGAACACCAGCTAGCTCTGCTGCGGGACCGAGTCCAGCAGGGAGacgagaagcaggatcagcgtcaCCGTGACATCCTGGGTCTTTACACAACCCTAAGAGAGCAGCTCCACACTCATACTGAAAGGGAGCGTTTGGAGGCGTGGATGTCCTCCTTACTGGAGCAGCGACTCGGCGTGCTGCGAGAGAAACTGGAGCAGGAGAACACACACGCAGCacaa AGTGCAGAGCTgcagaaacagcaacaggaaaGTCAGGCAGCACGTCTTGCAGATTTAGAGTTGCTGCTTAAGGCTTTGGCAACGAGGACTGAG GAGATGCAGCAGAAGCAGCAACAGTATGAACTCCATAAGGACGAGAGCGTGAAGGAGGTCATCACACCAGCAGCGGAGACGGCTCCTGTCAG TGTGGGTGTGAAGCAGGAGGACCATGACGCTTTGCTGGCAGAGGTGCAGAAGCTTGAGTTGGAGCTTAGTAGAATCAAAGGGGACCTCCAGGGTGTTCTTGGATGCAAGGGCCGATGTGAACAGCTGGACACTCTGCAGGAAACG ATATCTGGCCAGGTGTCCTCGCAGATACGGAAAGAACTGCAGGCTCTGTTCTTTGGTGCTGGTGAATCAGGAGAGCAGCAGGGTCAGGTGCCGGAGTCTCTGGTGCTCTGGCTGTCCCAGCGCTACGTCAGCACACCTGACCTGCAGGCGGCACTGGCCTCACTGGAGCTCAGCATCCTGAGTAACATCTCACAGCAGATGGAGCTCAGCCGGTCCCAGACGCTCAGTGAAGCCAAGTCCCAATCCCAAAACATTGTTCAGACTATAACCGGTACTGTCCACCACGCATCTGCTTCTGAGGGGCTGAGTGAAGAG CACGTGAAGCTGATTGTCCAGAACGCCCTGAAGTTGTACTCCCAGGACCGAACAGGCCTGGTGGACTACGCCCTGGAGTCTGGAG GCGGCAGCATCCTTAGCACTCGCTGCTCTGAAACATACGAGACAAAGACGGCCCTCATGAGCCTGTTTGGGCTGCCGCTCTGGTACTTCTCTCAGTCTCCACGAGTCGTCATCCAG CCTGATGTGTATCCAGGTAACTGCTGGGCGTTCAAAGGCTCTCAAGGTTATCTGGTGATCAGGTTGTCCCTGAGGATCCTGCCAACGTCCTTTGTTGTGGAGCACATCCCCAAGGCTCTCTCCCCAACTGGAAACATCACCAGTGCTCCACGCAACTTCACTGTCTTT GGTCTTGATGACGAGTACCAAGATGAAGGAACACTCCTGGGAAACTACATATATGAGGAGGATGGGGAGTCACTGCAAATCTTCCCTGTCAAG GAGAAGAACGACAAGGCCTTCCAGATCATTGAGGTTCGGGTCCTGTCGAACTGGGGTCACCCAGAATACACCTGTCTGTACCGCTTCAGAGTCCACGGAGAACCTCGCTCCGAGTGA
- the sun1b gene encoding SUN domain-containing protein 1 isoform X3, giving the protein MTMDFSQLHTYTPPQCAPENTGYTYSLSSSYSTAALEFEKEHQIAPVYESPKMSRRSLRLQNSSRHYGSESLADYSQNHSSSYASTRRETRTPRSRKQLPSSSSLSLSLSQIATPRQTLSFSAVSTPIDNSRAEESSRTAEVSNLNTAYDQSHLRHRTITTTTTTTTTVDGQWGQSSGHSSSSINGDASSSGSHTLLANGYICKDCSLHSQKTNSSITRTSSSSLLSSAQAEGELSTNALSSPSSPYTSIYTRDRSRRNRTGVLMSVSNSCWRYSKQALAPIISVVSLFFSSVVRVGSWVKSSSEKGMSLGVLASFWDSVRQTTSLSLSKLWLLKQTASQRTMSSKAAAYEEQAHSSFCGSMNVKDLVNEDASHLNLNGSLCDDCKGKQYSETHTTLLSQSSRSQCLVGALWSVLTFAGCCLLLPAYGVVRAGKALGSGVGAAAQRLVSFVWMLLASPVNGCKGLMWFLARGWYLLVSLMSLLNVFFLTQCLPKLWRLLLLLLPFLLLLLLWLWGPSAAALLAYLPTVNLTEWRPVSPLLFLSNFGAVPASAPASEPPKEQTPATPVSHAAPILPPVVVSGVDLERLDRVEHQLALLRDRVQQGDEKQDQRHRDILGLYTTLREQLHTHTERERLEAWMSSLLEQRLGVLREKLEQENTHAAQSAELQKQQQESQAARLADLELLLKALATRTEEMQQKQQQYELHKDESVKEVITPAAETAPVSVGVKQEDHDALLAEVQKLELELSRIKGDLQGVLGCKGRCEQLDTLQETISGQVSSQIRKELQALFFGAGESGEQQGQVPESLVLWLSQRYVSTPDLQAALASLELSILSNISQQMELSRSQTLSEAKSQSQNIVQTITGTVHHASASEGLSEEHVKLIVQNALKLYSQDRTGLVDYALESGGGSILSTRCSETYETKTALMSLFGLPLWYFSQSPRVVIQPDVYPGNCWAFKGSQGYLVIRLSLRILPTSFVVEHIPKALSPTGNITSAPRNFTVFGLDDEYQDEGTLLGNYIYEEDGESLQIFPVKEKNDKAFQIIEVRVLSNWGHPEYTCLYRFRVHGEPRSE; this is encoded by the exons GACGCCTcggagcaggaaacagctgcCCAGCTCCAGCTCCCTGTCTCTGTCCCTGAGCCAGATCGCCACACCGAGACAAACCTTGTCCTTCTCAGCTGTCAGCACCCCGATTGACAACAGCAGAGCTGAGGAGAGCAGCAGGACGGCCGAGGTCTCAAATCTCAACACGGCATATGACCAGTCCCACCTGAGACAccgtaccatcaccaccaccaccactacaacCACCACTGTGGACGGGCAGTGGG GACAGAGCTCCGGTCACAGTTCATCCAGCATCAACGGCGACGCCAGCTCATCAGGGTCCCACACGCTACTCGCTAATGGCTACATCTGCAAAGACTGCTCGTTACACTCTCAGAAGACGAACTCCTCCATCACACGGACGTCATCGTCGTCACTGTTGTCGTCAGCTCAAGCAGAAGGAGAACTCTCCACCAATGCCCTGTCCTCCCCCTCTTCACCTTACACCAGCATCTACACCAGAGACAGGAGTCGGAGGAACAGGACAG GAGTCTTGATGTCTGTGTCTAACTCGTGTTGGCGGTACAGCAAACAAGCCCTGGCACCCATCATCTCCGTAGTCTCCCTTTTCTTCAGTAGTGTGGTCCGTGTGGGTTCATGGGTCAAAAGTTCATCAGAAAAAG GCATGTCTCTAGGTGTCCTAGCATCGTTTTGGGACTCGGTGAGACAAACGACTTCCCTGAGTTTGTCCAAACTTTGGCTGCTTAAGCAGACTGCTTCCCAAAGGACCATGAGCTCCAAGGCGGCTGCCTATGAAGAACAAG CTCACTCGAGTTTCTGTGGAAGCATGAACGTGAAGGATCTGGTGAATGAAGACGCATCTCATCTTAATCTCAACGGTTCCCTGT GTGATGACTGCAAAGGGAAGCAGTACTCTGAGACACACACCACCCTCCTCTCTCAGTCCTCCCGCTCCCAGTGCCTGGTGGGGGCGCTGTGGAGCGTATTAACTTTTGCAG GCTGTTGCCTCCTGCTGCCAGCGTACGGTGTGGTGAGAGCAGGTAAAGCTTTGGGTTCAGGAGTCGGAGCAGCAGCACAGAGGCTCGTCTCTTTTGTCTGGATGCTCCTGGCGTCTCCAG TGAATGGATGCAAGGGACTGATGTGGTTTCTTGCTAGAGGATGGTACCTGCTGGTGTCGCTCATGTCTCTCCTCAACGTCTTCTTTCTGACCCA ATGCCTTCCCAAACTCTGGAGGCTCCTGTTGCTCCTTCTGCCTTTTTTACTCCTCCTAC ttttgtggttgtggggtccCTCCGCTGCTGCCCTGCTAGCCTACCTCCCAACCGTTAACCTCACTGAGTGGCGTCCTGTATCTCCCCTCCTCTTCCTGTCTAACTTTGGGGCTGTTCCAGCATCTGCTCCTGCATCAGAGCCTCCAAAGGAACAGACTCCGGCCACCCCAGTTTCACATGCAGCA ccaatccTTCCCCCAGTTGTGGTTTCTGGTGTGGACTTGGAGCGCCTGGATCGTGTCGAACACCAGCTAGCTCTGCTGCGGGACCGAGTCCAGCAGGGAGacgagaagcaggatcagcgtcaCCGTGACATCCTGGGTCTTTACACAACCCTAAGAGAGCAGCTCCACACTCATACTGAAAGGGAGCGTTTGGAGGCGTGGATGTCCTCCTTACTGGAGCAGCGACTCGGCGTGCTGCGAGAGAAACTGGAGCAGGAGAACACACACGCAGCacaa AGTGCAGAGCTgcagaaacagcaacaggaaaGTCAGGCAGCACGTCTTGCAGATTTAGAGTTGCTGCTTAAGGCTTTGGCAACGAGGACTGAG GAGATGCAGCAGAAGCAGCAACAGTATGAACTCCATAAGGACGAGAGCGTGAAGGAGGTCATCACACCAGCAGCGGAGACGGCTCCTGTCAG TGTGGGTGTGAAGCAGGAGGACCATGACGCTTTGCTGGCAGAGGTGCAGAAGCTTGAGTTGGAGCTTAGTAGAATCAAAGGGGACCTCCAGGGTGTTCTTGGATGCAAGGGCCGATGTGAACAGCTGGACACTCTGCAGGAAACG ATATCTGGCCAGGTGTCCTCGCAGATACGGAAAGAACTGCAGGCTCTGTTCTTTGGTGCTGGTGAATCAGGAGAGCAGCAGGGTCAGGTGCCGGAGTCTCTGGTGCTCTGGCTGTCCCAGCGCTACGTCAGCACACCTGACCTGCAGGCGGCACTGGCCTCACTGGAGCTCAGCATCCTGAGTAACATCTCACAGCAGATGGAGCTCAGCCGGTCCCAGACGCTCAGTGAAGCCAAGTCCCAATCCCAAAACATTGTTCAGACTATAACCGGTACTGTCCACCACGCATCTGCTTCTGAGGGGCTGAGTGAAGAG CACGTGAAGCTGATTGTCCAGAACGCCCTGAAGTTGTACTCCCAGGACCGAACAGGCCTGGTGGACTACGCCCTGGAGTCTGGAG GCGGCAGCATCCTTAGCACTCGCTGCTCTGAAACATACGAGACAAAGACGGCCCTCATGAGCCTGTTTGGGCTGCCGCTCTGGTACTTCTCTCAGTCTCCACGAGTCGTCATCCAG CCTGATGTGTATCCAGGTAACTGCTGGGCGTTCAAAGGCTCTCAAGGTTATCTGGTGATCAGGTTGTCCCTGAGGATCCTGCCAACGTCCTTTGTTGTGGAGCACATCCCCAAGGCTCTCTCCCCAACTGGAAACATCACCAGTGCTCCACGCAACTTCACTGTCTTT GGTCTTGATGACGAGTACCAAGATGAAGGAACACTCCTGGGAAACTACATATATGAGGAGGATGGGGAGTCACTGCAAATCTTCCCTGTCAAG GAGAAGAACGACAAGGCCTTCCAGATCATTGAGGTTCGGGTCCTGTCGAACTGGGGTCACCCAGAATACACCTGTCTGTACCGCTTCAGAGTCCACGGAGAACCTCGCTCCGAGTGA
- the sun1b gene encoding SUN domain-containing protein 1 isoform X2, whose translation MEEESKQRRMTMDFSQLHTYTPPQCAPENTGYTYSLSSSYSTAALEFEKEHQIAPVYESPKMSRRSLRLQNSSRHYGSESLADYSQNHSSSYASTRRETRTPRSRKQLPSSSSLSLSLSQIATPRQTLSFSAVSTPIDNSRAEESSRTAEVSNLNTAYDQSHLRHRTITTTTTTTTTVDGQWGQSSGHSSSSINGDASSSGSHTLLANGYICKDCSLHSQKTNSSITRTSSSSLLSSAQAEGELSTNALSSPSSPYTSIYTRDRSRRNRTGVLMSVSNSCWRYSKQALAPIISVVSLFFSSVVRVGSWVKSSSEKGMSLGVLASFWDSVRQTTSLSLSKLWLLKQTASQRTMSSKAAAYEEQAHSSFCGSMNVKDLVNEDASHLNLNGSLCDDCKGKQYSETHTTLLSQSSRSQCLVGALWSVLTFAGCCLLLPAYGVVRAGKALGSGVGAAAQRLVSFVWMLLASPVNGCKGLMWFLARGWYLLVSLMSLLNVFFLTQCLPKLWRLLLLLLPFLLLLLLWLWGPSAAALLAYLPTVNLTEWRPVSPLLFLSNFGAVPASAPASEPPKEQTPATPVSHAAPILPPVVVSGVDLERLDRVEHQLALLRDRVQQGDEKQDQRHRDILGLYTTLREQLHTHTERERLEAWMSSLLEQRLGVLREKLEQENTHAAQSAELQKQQQESQAARLADLELLLKALATRTEEMQQKQQQYELHKDESVKEVITPAAETAPVSVGVKQEDHDALLAEVQKLELELSRIKGDLQGVLGCKGRCEQLDTLQETISGQVSSQIRKELQALFFGAGESGEQQGQVPESLVLWLSQRYVSTPDLQAALASLELSILSNISQQMELSRSQTLSEAKSQSQNIVQTITGTVHHASASEGLSEEHVKLIVQNALKLYSQDRTGLVDYALESGGGSILSTRCSETYETKTALMSLFGLPLWYFSQSPRVVIQPDVYPGNCWAFKGSQGYLVIRLSLRILPTSFVVEHIPKALSPTGNITSAPRNFTVFGLDDEYQDEGTLLGNYIYEEDGESLQIFPVKEKNDKAFQIIEVRVLSNWGHPEYTCLYRFRVHGEPRSE comes from the exons GACGCCTcggagcaggaaacagctgcCCAGCTCCAGCTCCCTGTCTCTGTCCCTGAGCCAGATCGCCACACCGAGACAAACCTTGTCCTTCTCAGCTGTCAGCACCCCGATTGACAACAGCAGAGCTGAGGAGAGCAGCAGGACGGCCGAGGTCTCAAATCTCAACACGGCATATGACCAGTCCCACCTGAGACAccgtaccatcaccaccaccaccactacaacCACCACTGTGGACGGGCAGTGGG GACAGAGCTCCGGTCACAGTTCATCCAGCATCAACGGCGACGCCAGCTCATCAGGGTCCCACACGCTACTCGCTAATGGCTACATCTGCAAAGACTGCTCGTTACACTCTCAGAAGACGAACTCCTCCATCACACGGACGTCATCGTCGTCACTGTTGTCGTCAGCTCAAGCAGAAGGAGAACTCTCCACCAATGCCCTGTCCTCCCCCTCTTCACCTTACACCAGCATCTACACCAGAGACAGGAGTCGGAGGAACAGGACAG GAGTCTTGATGTCTGTGTCTAACTCGTGTTGGCGGTACAGCAAACAAGCCCTGGCACCCATCATCTCCGTAGTCTCCCTTTTCTTCAGTAGTGTGGTCCGTGTGGGTTCATGGGTCAAAAGTTCATCAGAAAAAG GCATGTCTCTAGGTGTCCTAGCATCGTTTTGGGACTCGGTGAGACAAACGACTTCCCTGAGTTTGTCCAAACTTTGGCTGCTTAAGCAGACTGCTTCCCAAAGGACCATGAGCTCCAAGGCGGCTGCCTATGAAGAACAAG CTCACTCGAGTTTCTGTGGAAGCATGAACGTGAAGGATCTGGTGAATGAAGACGCATCTCATCTTAATCTCAACGGTTCCCTGT GTGATGACTGCAAAGGGAAGCAGTACTCTGAGACACACACCACCCTCCTCTCTCAGTCCTCCCGCTCCCAGTGCCTGGTGGGGGCGCTGTGGAGCGTATTAACTTTTGCAG GCTGTTGCCTCCTGCTGCCAGCGTACGGTGTGGTGAGAGCAGGTAAAGCTTTGGGTTCAGGAGTCGGAGCAGCAGCACAGAGGCTCGTCTCTTTTGTCTGGATGCTCCTGGCGTCTCCAG TGAATGGATGCAAGGGACTGATGTGGTTTCTTGCTAGAGGATGGTACCTGCTGGTGTCGCTCATGTCTCTCCTCAACGTCTTCTTTCTGACCCA ATGCCTTCCCAAACTCTGGAGGCTCCTGTTGCTCCTTCTGCCTTTTTTACTCCTCCTAC ttttgtggttgtggggtccCTCCGCTGCTGCCCTGCTAGCCTACCTCCCAACCGTTAACCTCACTGAGTGGCGTCCTGTATCTCCCCTCCTCTTCCTGTCTAACTTTGGGGCTGTTCCAGCATCTGCTCCTGCATCAGAGCCTCCAAAGGAACAGACTCCGGCCACCCCAGTTTCACATGCAGCA ccaatccTTCCCCCAGTTGTGGTTTCTGGTGTGGACTTGGAGCGCCTGGATCGTGTCGAACACCAGCTAGCTCTGCTGCGGGACCGAGTCCAGCAGGGAGacgagaagcaggatcagcgtcaCCGTGACATCCTGGGTCTTTACACAACCCTAAGAGAGCAGCTCCACACTCATACTGAAAGGGAGCGTTTGGAGGCGTGGATGTCCTCCTTACTGGAGCAGCGACTCGGCGTGCTGCGAGAGAAACTGGAGCAGGAGAACACACACGCAGCacaa AGTGCAGAGCTgcagaaacagcaacaggaaaGTCAGGCAGCACGTCTTGCAGATTTAGAGTTGCTGCTTAAGGCTTTGGCAACGAGGACTGAG GAGATGCAGCAGAAGCAGCAACAGTATGAACTCCATAAGGACGAGAGCGTGAAGGAGGTCATCACACCAGCAGCGGAGACGGCTCCTGTCAG TGTGGGTGTGAAGCAGGAGGACCATGACGCTTTGCTGGCAGAGGTGCAGAAGCTTGAGTTGGAGCTTAGTAGAATCAAAGGGGACCTCCAGGGTGTTCTTGGATGCAAGGGCCGATGTGAACAGCTGGACACTCTGCAGGAAACG ATATCTGGCCAGGTGTCCTCGCAGATACGGAAAGAACTGCAGGCTCTGTTCTTTGGTGCTGGTGAATCAGGAGAGCAGCAGGGTCAGGTGCCGGAGTCTCTGGTGCTCTGGCTGTCCCAGCGCTACGTCAGCACACCTGACCTGCAGGCGGCACTGGCCTCACTGGAGCTCAGCATCCTGAGTAACATCTCACAGCAGATGGAGCTCAGCCGGTCCCAGACGCTCAGTGAAGCCAAGTCCCAATCCCAAAACATTGTTCAGACTATAACCGGTACTGTCCACCACGCATCTGCTTCTGAGGGGCTGAGTGAAGAG CACGTGAAGCTGATTGTCCAGAACGCCCTGAAGTTGTACTCCCAGGACCGAACAGGCCTGGTGGACTACGCCCTGGAGTCTGGAG GCGGCAGCATCCTTAGCACTCGCTGCTCTGAAACATACGAGACAAAGACGGCCCTCATGAGCCTGTTTGGGCTGCCGCTCTGGTACTTCTCTCAGTCTCCACGAGTCGTCATCCAG CCTGATGTGTATCCAGGTAACTGCTGGGCGTTCAAAGGCTCTCAAGGTTATCTGGTGATCAGGTTGTCCCTGAGGATCCTGCCAACGTCCTTTGTTGTGGAGCACATCCCCAAGGCTCTCTCCCCAACTGGAAACATCACCAGTGCTCCACGCAACTTCACTGTCTTT GGTCTTGATGACGAGTACCAAGATGAAGGAACACTCCTGGGAAACTACATATATGAGGAGGATGGGGAGTCACTGCAAATCTTCCCTGTCAAG GAGAAGAACGACAAGGCCTTCCAGATCATTGAGGTTCGGGTCCTGTCGAACTGGGGTCACCCAGAATACACCTGTCTGTACCGCTTCAGAGTCCACGGAGAACCTCGCTCCGAGTGA